A stretch of the Notamacropus eugenii isolate mMacEug1 chromosome 2, mMacEug1.pri_v2, whole genome shotgun sequence genome encodes the following:
- the ZBTB9 gene encoding zinc finger and BTB domain-containing protein 9, with the protein MDTPTSLAPVPPSPACAPPPSCPVSAPRTIQIEFPQHSSSLLEALNRHRLEGKFCDVSLQVQGRELRAHKAVLAAASPYFHDKLLLGDAPRLTLPNVIEADAFEGLLQLIYSGRLRLPLDALPAHLLVASGLQMWQVVDQCSEILRELCEGTSSNTLLLSSSSSPGVWCSRPAPPQPPAESPAVAVGGELGEVLQIQVEEEEEEEEEGEEQRTLPVAPQTPQTQKAASGTPRPRAPNSLSLSTAARRLPDGEGASAEAPTPPTPLPPKIFYIKQEKLDSEEEVVGGGAQPEGGMEESPEGFPSGGTGAGGGELGFLLPPSAGGTSSGGGPSWKPVDLHGNEILSGGGGPGGTGQAVHGPVKLGGAPPPDGKRFGCLCGKRFAVKPKRDRHIMLTFSLRPFGCGVCNKRFKLKHHLTEHMKTHAGALHACPHCGRRFRVHDCFLRHRELCKGQGWATAHWTYK; encoded by the coding sequence ATGGATACCCCTACCTCTCTGGCCCCGGTGCCCCCCTCCCCGGCGTGCGCCCCGCCTCCCTCGTGCCCGGTCTCGGCCCCCAGGACGATCCAGATCGAGTTCCCCCAGCACAGCTCGTCTCTCCTGGAGGCCCTAAACCGCCACCGCTTGGAGGGGAAGTTCTGCGACGTGTCCCTCCAGGTGCAGGGCCGGGAGCTGCGCGCCCACAAGGCCGTGCTGGCCGCAGCCTCCCCCTACTTCCACGACAAGCTGCTCCTGGGGGATGCCCCGAGGCTCACCCTGCCCAACGTGATCGAAGCCGATGCCTTCGAGGGGCTGCTGCAGCTCATCTACTCGGGGCGCCTGCGCCTGCCCCTGGACGCGCTCCCTGCCCACCTCCTGGTGGCCAGCGGCCTTCAGATGTGGCAGGTGGTGGATCAGTGCTCCGAGATCCTGCGGGAGCTGTGTGAAGGCACCTCCAGCAACACGCTcctgctctcttcctcctcttcccctgggGTCTGGTGTTCCCGCCCAGCCCCACCCCAGCCCCCCGCGGAGAGCCCGGCTGTAGCCGTGGGGGGTGAGCTGGGAGAGGTGCTGCAGATTCAggtggaagaagaggaggaggaagaggaggagggagaggaacaaAGAACCTTACCAGTTGCCCCTCAGACCCCGCAGACCCAAAAAGCGGCATCAGGGACCCCGCGTCCTCGGGCCCCCAATTCACTTTCTCTGTCTACTGCTGCCCGCAGGTTACCGGATGGCGAAGGAGCCTCAGCTGAAGCTCCCACCCCTCCTACACCACTGCCCCCTAAAATCTTCTACATTAAGCAAGAGAAGCTTGACTCTGAGGAAGAAGTAGTTGGGGGTGGGGCCCAGCctgagggaggaatggaggaatCCCCAGAAGGATTTCCTAGTGGGGGCACTGGAGCAGGAGGAGGGGAGCTTGGGTTCCTGCTGCCCCCCAGTGCAGGAGGAACTTCCAGTGGAGGTGGCCCTTCGTGGAAACCGGTAGATCTCCATGGGAATGAAATCTTGTCAGGGGGTGGTGGACCCGGAGGAACAGGACAAGCTGTGCATGGGCCAGTAAAGCTGGGGGGAGCGCCTCCCCCTGATGGTAAGCGCTTTGGCTGCCTGTGTGGGAAGCGGTTTGCCGTGAAGCCAAAACGGGACCGCCACATCATGCTGACCTTTAGTCTCAGGCCTTTTGGTTGTGGTGTCTGTAACAAACGGTTCAAACTCAAGCACCATCTGACTGAACACATGAAGACGCATGCCGGAGCCCTGCATGCCTGCCCCCACTGTGGTCGAAGATTTCGTGTCCATGACTGTTTCCTTCGGCACCGGGAGCTCTGCAAGGGCCAGGGCTGGGCCACTGCTCATTGGACATACAAGTGA